The following coding sequences lie in one Oncorhynchus gorbuscha isolate QuinsamMale2020 ecotype Even-year unplaced genomic scaffold, OgorEven_v1.0 Un_scaffold_1718, whole genome shotgun sequence genomic window:
- the LOC124023913 gene encoding uncharacterized protein LOC124023913, translating to MFKFVFEAMCEEGDSRLQRHYDAHGFFKHPRGYVQNKLFDCMHEVYKEAITKEVWAASFVAVQVDGMPWTGEVSSGVILPLATDLGSASPIPTVTISVAQDQLLGLTIYSSMPQQVSVVLRYTLPDNTVTERFWEFVDLKDKMAAGLTKAVKDSLEPLNLEHKLIGQTYDGADVPDLETHLKLTYPSATHHTPATHHTPADLLGDSNSTQKFFFADFSFVLKLSSKISQNRATAAGWNCKRETVSVVWENRIALLKCVEDIRTQPMWDQDSIREAYGLSAKLRDPTFLQLLQCFYWVMQEVDVLTVNIHRRDVVVADIEQAVDSFREVRSSPTGES from the coding sequence ATGTTTAAGTTCGTCTTTGAGGCGATGTGCGAGGAGGGAGACTCCAGACTCCAGAGGCATTACGACGCTCACGGCTTCTTTAAGCACCCAAGAGGCTATGTACAAAACAAACTGTTTGACTGTATGCACGAGGTGTACAAAGAGGCGATTACCAAGGAGGTGTGGGCGGCTAGCTTCGTAGCGGTGCAGGTGGACGGCATGCCGTGGACAGGGGAGGTCTCCTCCGGGGTGATATTGCCCCTagctacagatctaggatcagcttccccaaTCCCAACTGTGACCATTAGTGTGGCCCAAGATCAGCTTCTTGGGCTAACAATCTACTCCAGTATGCCACAGCAGGTTTCTGTCGTGCTACGGTACACGCTTCCAGACAATACTGTCACGGAGAGGTTTTGGGAGTTTGTGGACCTAAAGGATAAAATGGCTGCCGGTCTCACCAAGGCAGTCAAGGACTCGCTGGAGCCACTGAATCTGGAGCACAAGCTGATTGGTCAGACGTACGACGGGGCTGACGTACCCGACCTGGAAACTCACCTGAAACTCACCTATCCCAGCGCTACGCATCACACTCCCGCTACGCATCACACTCCAGCAGATCTGCTCGGCGACAGCAACTCAACTCAAAAGTTTTTTTTTGCAGATTTTTCTTTTGTTTTGAAACTTTCTTCAAAGATCAGCCAAAATAGAGCTACAGCTGCAGGGTGGAACTGTAAGCGAGAAACGGTCAGTGTGGTTTGGGAGAATCGCATTGCTCTTCTGAAGTGTGTGGAGGATATTAGGACACAGCCGATGTGGGACCAGGACTCTATCAGAGAGGCTTACGGCCTGTCAGCCAAACTCAGGGACCCCACGTTCCTACAACTACTGCAATGTTTCTATTGGGTCATGCAGGAGGTGGATGTTCTCACTGTCAACATACACAGGAGGGATGTTGTCGTGGCGGACATCGAACAGGCAGTTGATAGTTTTCGAGAAGTACGTTCAAGCCCAACAGGGGAGAGCTGA